From the genome of Staphylococcus haemolyticus, one region includes:
- a CDS encoding ISL3 family transposase — MCKSILKTLRIKDKNINFSDEVIEKKYKGRMSLFYYAELTYQPTYCENCLAKNDNFSIVKNGKKTSTITLLKIMEMPAYLNLQKQRFYCKTCDSHFTAKSNIVDAHCFISNKTKLAVLNKAQECRSQKSIAKSCLISSMTVSRVINQAASDVGQSSFDALPEHLMMDEFKSVKNVTGKMSFIYADAVSHRIVDVVADRKLKSLKDHFYRYSLKLRQKVKTVTIDMYEPYMSLIKQLFPNAKIIIDRFHIVQSLNRALNMSRVHVMNCYRASNRPLYNKYKSYWKLFLKPFETLEAFNYRKVHLFKEWKTEKGIVNYLLDVDEELYNTYHYVHELRRFLKENQIEKFNHKLFSIHLSDVCPKLRPVIRTLRRLATFIENTMTYSNLTNGPLEGINNKIKLIKRVSFGYRNYDNLRNRIIITSRLFASTTKKEIKQPKVA, encoded by the coding sequence ATGTGTAAGTCTATATTAAAAACATTAAGAATTAAAGATAAAAATATCAATTTTTCAGACGAAGTGATTGAGAAAAAATATAAAGGACGAATGAGCCTGTTTTATTATGCCGAGCTCACTTATCAACCTACATATTGTGAAAATTGTTTAGCTAAAAATGATAATTTCTCTATAGTAAAAAATGGTAAGAAAACCTCAACGATTACTTTGCTTAAAATTATGGAAATGCCCGCTTATTTAAATCTTCAAAAACAAAGATTTTATTGTAAAACATGCGATAGTCATTTTACTGCTAAATCTAATATTGTCGACGCTCATTGCTTTATTTCAAATAAAACAAAACTTGCAGTTTTAAATAAAGCACAAGAATGCCGCTCTCAAAAATCTATCGCTAAGTCATGCTTAATATCATCAATGACTGTGTCTAGAGTGATTAATCAAGCGGCAAGCGACGTAGGTCAGTCTTCTTTTGATGCTTTACCTGAACACTTAATGATGGACGAATTTAAAAGTGTTAAAAATGTAACTGGGAAAATGAGCTTTATTTATGCAGATGCTGTATCGCACCGCATCGTAGATGTGGTAGCGGATCGTAAGTTAAAATCGTTAAAAGATCATTTTTATCGCTATTCTTTGAAACTAAGACAAAAAGTCAAAACAGTAACGATTGATATGTATGAACCATATATGTCGCTAATCAAGCAATTATTTCCTAACGCGAAGATTATTATTGATCGTTTTCATATTGTTCAATCCTTAAATCGAGCGTTAAATATGTCTAGAGTTCATGTAATGAATTGTTATAGGGCCTCAAATAGACCGCTTTATAATAAATATAAAAGTTATTGGAAATTATTTCTTAAACCTTTTGAAACGCTAGAGGCATTTAATTATCGTAAAGTCCATTTATTTAAAGAGTGGAAAACTGAAAAAGGCATTGTAAATTACTTATTAGATGTAGATGAAGAATTATATAATACATATCACTACGTTCATGAGCTAAGACGATTTTTAAAAGAAAACCAAATAGAGAAATTTAATCATAAACTCTTTTCTATTCATCTTTCAGATGTGTGTCCTAAATTACGCCCAGTCATTAGAACTTTAAGACGATTAGCAACTTTCATTGAAAATACTATGACATATTCTAACCTGACCAACGGTCCGTTAGAAGGAATTAATAATAAAATCAAACTCATTAAAAGGGTATCTTTTGGTTATAGAAATTATGATAATTTACGTAATAGAATTATTATAACTTCGCGACTATTTGCCTCAACAACAAAAAAAGAGATTAAACAACCTAAGGTTGCTTAA
- a CDS encoding tRNA dihydrouridine synthase, whose protein sequence is MKENFWSELPRPFFILAPMEDVTDIVFRHVVSEAARPDVFFTEFTNTESYCHPEGIHSVRGRLTFSEDEQPMVAHIWGDKPEQFREMSFGLAEMGFKGIDLNMGCPVANVAKKGKGSGLILRPETAAEIIQATKAGGLPVSVKTRLGYYDIEEWRDWLKHVFKQDIANLSIHLRTRKEMSKVDAHWELIAAIKQLRDDIAPNTLLTINGDIPDRKTGHELAMKYGVDGVMIGRGIFNNPFAFEKEPREHTSKELLNLFRLHLSLFEKYSSDESQQFKRLRRFFKIYVKGIKGASQLRHQLMSTESVDEARDLLDEFESKIEEDVN, encoded by the coding sequence ATGAAAGAAAATTTTTGGAGTGAATTACCACGTCCTTTTTTTATTTTAGCACCTATGGAGGACGTTACTGATATCGTTTTTCGACATGTTGTAAGTGAGGCTGCTAGACCTGATGTTTTTTTCACTGAATTTACAAACACTGAGAGTTATTGCCATCCGGAAGGTATTCATAGCGTCCGTGGAAGATTAACATTCAGCGAAGATGAACAGCCTATGGTAGCACATATATGGGGCGATAAACCCGAGCAGTTTAGAGAAATGAGTTTTGGTTTAGCTGAAATGGGTTTTAAAGGTATAGATTTAAATATGGGATGTCCAGTAGCTAATGTTGCAAAAAAAGGTAAAGGTTCCGGTTTAATATTGAGACCTGAAACAGCTGCTGAGATTATTCAAGCTACTAAAGCTGGTGGATTACCTGTTAGTGTTAAAACCCGTTTAGGTTATTATGATATTGAAGAGTGGAGAGATTGGTTAAAACACGTTTTTAAACAAGATATCGCAAATTTATCTATACATCTTCGAACACGCAAAGAGATGAGTAAAGTAGATGCGCATTGGGAATTAATCGCAGCAATTAAACAATTAAGAGATGATATCGCACCTAATACATTACTAACGATTAATGGAGATATTCCAGATAGAAAAACTGGACATGAACTTGCGATGAAATATGGTGTTGACGGCGTGATGATAGGTAGAGGGATCTTTAATAATCCGTTTGCTTTTGAAAAAGAACCCCGTGAACATACTAGTAAAGAACTATTGAATTTGTTTAGATTGCATTTATCATTGTTTGAGAAATATTCAAGTGATGAAAGTCAACAATTCAAAAGATTAAGAAGGTTTTTTAAGATTTATGTGAAGGGGATTAAAGGAGCTAGTCAATTACGTCATCAATTAATGAGTACAGAATCGGTTGATGAAGCACGCGATTTATTAGATGAATTTGAGTCTAAAATTGAAGAGGATGTAAATTAA
- a CDS encoding amino acid permease yields the protein MAEEKLQRGLSNRHVQLIAIGGAIGTGLFLGAGQTIAMTGPSILLTYIIIGFMLFMFMRGLGEIIIQNTRFKSFADVTNEYIGPFAGFVTGWTYWLCWIITGMAEVTAVAKYVSFWFPAIPNWISALFCVLILMLFNLLSAKLFGELEFWFAIIKIITIIALIVVGLVMILMAYKTQFGHASFTNLYKHGIFTHGASGFFMSFQMALFSFVGIEMIGVTAGETKDPQKTIPKAINAVPLRILVFYVGALAVIMSIIPWDKVDPSESPFVRLFSLIGIPFAAGLINFVVLTAAASSCNSGIFSNSRMLFGLSEQDQAPPIFRSTNKNGVPHFAIIGSSALLLVTALLNYIFPDATLVFTYVTTISTVLFIIVWALIIIAYINYHRKNPELHKTVSYKLPGGKYMGYAILVFFFLVFCLLFVNETTRNAIFLTPIWFILLGLMYLRYRQVAKNK from the coding sequence ATGGCTGAAGAAAAATTACAAAGAGGATTGAGTAATCGTCATGTGCAATTGATTGCTATTGGCGGCGCTATTGGTACCGGATTATTCTTGGGAGCAGGTCAAACAATAGCAATGACTGGTCCATCTATTCTATTGACTTATATTATTATAGGTTTCATGTTGTTCATGTTTATGAGAGGCTTAGGTGAGATTATAATTCAAAATACTCGCTTCAAATCTTTCGCCGATGTGACAAATGAATACATAGGACCGTTTGCTGGTTTTGTGACTGGTTGGACTTATTGGTTATGTTGGATCATTACCGGTATGGCTGAAGTAACTGCCGTTGCTAAATATGTTAGTTTCTGGTTCCCTGCAATTCCAAACTGGATTAGTGCACTATTCTGTGTGCTTATATTAATGCTATTTAATTTGCTTAGTGCTAAATTATTTGGTGAATTAGAATTCTGGTTCGCTATTATTAAAATTATAACTATCATCGCTTTAATCGTTGTAGGTTTAGTCATGATTTTAATGGCATATAAAACACAATTTGGACATGCGAGTTTTACAAATTTATATAAACATGGCATCTTTACTCACGGTGCATCTGGGTTCTTTATGTCATTCCAAATGGCATTGTTCTCATTTGTTGGTATTGAAATGATTGGTGTAACTGCAGGAGAAACTAAAGATCCTCAGAAAACAATTCCAAAAGCTATCAATGCTGTACCGTTAAGAATTTTAGTATTCTACGTTGGTGCATTAGCAGTAATTATGTCTATTATTCCTTGGGATAAAGTTGACCCTAGTGAAAGTCCATTTGTTAGATTATTCTCATTAATTGGAATTCCTTTCGCTGCTGGATTGATCAACTTTGTAGTATTAACTGCTGCAGCATCATCTTGTAATAGTGGTATATTCTCAAATAGTCGTATGTTATTTGGTTTATCAGAACAAGATCAAGCACCACCTATCTTTAGAAGTACTAATAAAAATGGTGTTCCTCATTTTGCTATTATTGGTTCATCTGCATTATTATTAGTAACAGCATTATTAAACTACATCTTCCCAGATGCTACGTTAGTGTTTACTTATGTAACAACAATCTCGACTGTATTATTTATTATCGTATGGGCATTAATTATTATTGCTTATATTAACTATCACAGAAAAAATCCTGAGCTACATAAAACTGTATCTTATAAACTTCCTGGTGGTAAATATATGGGTTACGCAATATTAGTATTCTTCTTCTTAGTATTTTGTTTACTATTTGTAAATGAAACAACTAGAAATGCTATTTTCTTAACTCCAATTTGGTTTATATTACTAGGTTTAATGTATTTGAGATATAGACAAGTTGCTAAGAATAAATAA
- the pyk gene encoding pyruvate kinase: MRKTKIVCTIGPASESEEMLEKLMKAGMNVARLNFSHGSHEEHKARIDTIRKVADRLGKTIGILLDTKGPEIRTHDMKDGLIMLEKGKEVIVSMSQIEGTPEKFSVTYEDLINDVQVGSYILLDDGLVELQVKDIDKTKGEVKCDILNTGELKNKKGVNLPGVKVNLPGITDKDADDILFGIKEDVDYIAASFVRRPSDVLDIREILERENNHNITIFPKIENQEGIDNIEEILEVSDGLMVARGDMGVEIPPESVPIVQKDLIRKCNKLGKPVITATQMLDSMQRNPRATRAEASDVANAIYDGTDAVMLSGETAAGLYPEEAVKTMRNIAVSAEAAQDYKKLLSDRTKLVETSLVNAIGVSVAHTALNLNVKAIVAATESGSTAVTISKYRPHSDIIAVTPSEHTARQLALVWGAYPVIKKGRKTTDDLLNNAVATAVETGRVTNGDLIIITAGVPTGEKGTTNMMKLHLVGDEIAKGQGVGRGSVVGKTVVANSASDLEGVDLSESVIVTNSVDETLVPYIEQAVGLITEENGITSPSAIIGLEKSIPTIIGVENATKELKDGILVTVDAAQGKIFEGYANVL, from the coding sequence ATGAGAAAGACTAAAATTGTATGTACAATTGGACCTGCATCAGAGTCTGAAGAAATGTTAGAAAAATTAATGAAAGCTGGTATGAACGTAGCGCGTTTGAACTTCTCTCATGGTAGTCATGAAGAACATAAAGCACGTATTGATACGATTCGTAAAGTAGCAGACAGATTAGGTAAAACAATAGGTATCTTATTAGATACAAAAGGACCTGAAATTCGTACTCATGACATGAAAGATGGCTTAATTATGCTTGAAAAAGGCAAAGAAGTAATCGTAAGTATGTCACAAATTGAAGGTACACCTGAAAAATTCTCAGTAACTTATGAAGACTTAATTAATGATGTGCAAGTAGGGTCATACATCTTACTTGATGATGGTTTAGTTGAATTACAAGTTAAAGACATCGATAAAACTAAAGGCGAAGTTAAATGTGATATCTTAAACACTGGTGAATTAAAAAATAAAAAAGGTGTTAACTTACCTGGCGTAAAAGTTAATTTACCTGGTATTACTGATAAAGATGCTGACGATATCTTATTTGGTATCAAAGAAGATGTTGATTATATCGCAGCAAGCTTTGTACGTCGTCCTAGTGATGTTTTAGATATTCGTGAAATTTTAGAAAGAGAAAATAATCATAACATTACTATTTTCCCTAAAATTGAAAACCAAGAAGGTATTGATAATATCGAAGAAATATTAGAAGTATCTGACGGTTTAATGGTAGCTCGTGGTGACATGGGAGTTGAAATACCACCTGAATCAGTACCAATCGTACAAAAAGATTTAATTAGAAAATGTAATAAATTAGGTAAACCAGTTATTACTGCAACACAAATGTTAGATTCAATGCAACGTAATCCACGTGCAACTAGAGCAGAAGCAAGTGACGTTGCCAATGCAATCTATGATGGTACTGACGCTGTGATGCTTTCAGGTGAAACCGCTGCAGGTTTATATCCTGAAGAAGCTGTTAAAACAATGAGAAATATTGCTGTTTCTGCTGAAGCTGCTCAAGATTACAAAAAATTATTATCAGACCGTACTAAATTAGTAGAAACTTCATTAGTTAACGCTATTGGTGTATCAGTTGCACATACTGCATTAAACTTAAATGTTAAAGCGATTGTTGCGGCAACTGAAAGTGGTTCTACAGCTGTAACGATTTCAAAATATCGTCCACATTCTGATATTATTGCGGTTACTCCTAGCGAGCACACTGCACGTCAACTTGCTTTAGTTTGGGGTGCCTATCCTGTAATTAAAAAAGGGCGTAAAACTACTGATGACCTATTAAATAATGCAGTTGCTACAGCAGTAGAAACTGGAAGAGTTACTAATGGTGATTTAATTATTATTACTGCCGGTGTACCTACTGGTGAAAAAGGTACAACTAATATGATGAAATTACATTTAGTTGGAGATGAAATTGCAAAAGGACAAGGTGTCGGTCGTGGATCAGTAGTTGGTAAAACTGTAGTAGCTAACAGTGCTAGTGATTTAGAAGGTGTAGACTTAAGTGAATCAGTTATTGTCACTAATTCTGTAGATGAGACATTAGTGCCTTATATTGAGCAAGCAGTTGGATTAATTACAGAAGAGAATGGTATCACATCACCAAGTGCGATTATTGGACTTGAAAAAAGTATTCCAACCATTATAGGTGTTGAAAATGCTACTAAAGAATTAAAAGATGGTATTTTAGTAACAGTAGATGCTGCCCAAGGTAAAATATTTGAAGGGTACGCTAACGTACTTTAA